In Streptomyces capitiformicae, one genomic interval encodes:
- a CDS encoding helix-turn-helix domain-containing protein, with protein MGATRAAFLSVKDAAEYLGLSPHTLYVWRHRRQGPPSFRMRPRGRVMFRREALDAWFCEQEQADSRSNTVLNPVNATPQQRFSRTAST; from the coding sequence ATGGGTGCAACACGTGCCGCGTTCCTCAGCGTGAAGGACGCCGCCGAGTACCTCGGTCTATCACCGCACACGCTCTACGTCTGGCGGCACCGACGGCAGGGACCGCCGAGCTTCCGCATGAGGCCTCGTGGTCGCGTCATGTTCCGGCGGGAAGCCCTCGACGCCTGGTTCTGTGAACAGGAGCAGGCTGACTCCCGCTCCAACACCGTCCTGAACCCGGTAAACGCGACTCCGCAGCAACGGTTCAGTCGTACCGCCAGCACCTGA
- a CDS encoding tyrosine-type recombinase/integrase — protein MDPRDGSITLADYIASHWAPGRGGVPKTQDNQERRARHHIVPHLGELPLRSITAAELRAYVAKLETAVSSVDYRRGILSELSSILEAAVDDKQLARNPMHAKSVRWPKAPKERREAWPLERALRVRDGISSRHRIAVVVGLGYGLRQAEVFALSPEDIDYARGVLHVRRRVQTIKGRLHFALPKGVKTRIVDMPSSVADELKRHVEAFPPVEVELPWGTPEADKQRKKFSLLLTTRFGNAVAVNAWNTYTWKPPLAKAGVIPPRAKGAKDWQWEAAPKDGFHVLRHTYASIMLEAGESVATLARWLGHSSPAVTLGYYAHFMPEAGSRKPEAGSRKPEAGSRKPEAGSEGRTAIDGLLGTGDEHAGRSSPDSPQG, from the coding sequence GTGGACCCGCGCGATGGATCCATCACGCTGGCCGACTACATCGCCTCGCACTGGGCGCCGGGCCGAGGCGGTGTTCCGAAGACGCAGGACAACCAGGAGCGCAGGGCGCGCCATCATATCGTTCCGCATCTGGGCGAACTCCCACTCCGGAGCATCACGGCGGCCGAACTGCGTGCGTACGTAGCCAAGTTGGAGACGGCAGTCTCTTCGGTCGACTACCGGCGCGGCATCTTGTCCGAGCTGTCGAGCATTCTGGAGGCTGCCGTCGACGACAAGCAGCTCGCCAGGAACCCCATGCACGCGAAATCCGTGCGCTGGCCGAAGGCGCCGAAGGAGCGACGGGAAGCGTGGCCGCTGGAGAGAGCGCTCCGAGTCCGTGATGGGATCAGTTCGCGGCATCGGATAGCCGTCGTGGTCGGACTGGGGTACGGACTTCGGCAGGCCGAAGTCTTCGCTTTGAGCCCGGAGGACATCGACTATGCCCGAGGAGTCCTCCACGTTCGTCGCCGAGTGCAGACGATCAAAGGGAGATTGCACTTCGCCTTGCCGAAGGGGGTGAAGACGCGCATCGTCGACATGCCCTCCTCGGTGGCCGACGAGCTGAAGCGTCACGTCGAGGCGTTCCCGCCGGTGGAGGTGGAGCTTCCGTGGGGGACGCCAGAGGCGGACAAGCAGCGGAAGAAGTTCTCCCTCCTGCTCACCACCCGATTCGGCAACGCCGTGGCGGTGAACGCGTGGAATACCTACACCTGGAAGCCGCCGCTGGCCAAGGCCGGCGTCATTCCGCCGCGCGCCAAGGGTGCGAAGGACTGGCAGTGGGAGGCGGCGCCGAAGGACGGCTTCCACGTGCTGCGGCACACCTACGCCTCGATCATGCTGGAGGCGGGGGAGTCCGTGGCGACGCTGGCACGATGGCTCGGGCACTCCTCCCCGGCTGTCACGCTTGGTTACTATGCTCACTTCATGCCGGAAGCCGGAAGCCGGAAGCCGGAAGCCGGAAGCCGGAAGCCGGAAGCCGGAAGCCGGAAGCCGGAAGCCGGAAGCGAGGGGCGCACCGCCATTGACGGACTGCTGGGGACGGGGGACGAGCATGCCGGCCGAAGCTCCCCAGATTCTCCCCAGGGCTGA
- a CDS encoding HipA family kinase produces MMREVSVTRYIAPLRSGGSVPGIVEADDDGTYVVKFTGSAQGHKALVAEVIVGELARALGLRFPELVLAHFDPAIAEHEAHQEVRELHGASAGLNLGMDYLPGAKDFTPEVAKEFRVDPLEAGRIVWLDALTVNVDRTVHSSNLMIWPTFGTVPPRLWLIDHGAALVFHHRWDASDPAKAYDFRHHALGHYTPDVRAADAELAPKVTEELLRGIVAEVPDAWLTTEDGFVSPDEARSAYVNYLHARVRASAAWLPTDFPSREELAAEEALRAARTQRGRPNWLKRVPDLHGKPAAEQDWSVHLG; encoded by the coding sequence ATGATGAGAGAGGTTAGCGTAACCCGCTATATCGCGCCCCTACGCTCCGGCGGCTCCGTCCCCGGAATCGTCGAGGCGGACGACGACGGCACGTACGTCGTGAAGTTCACCGGCTCCGCGCAGGGACACAAGGCGCTGGTCGCCGAGGTGATCGTGGGGGAGCTGGCGCGGGCGCTGGGGCTGAGGTTCCCCGAGCTGGTCCTCGCGCACTTCGACCCGGCGATCGCCGAGCACGAGGCCCATCAGGAGGTACGGGAACTCCATGGCGCGAGCGCGGGCCTCAACCTCGGCATGGACTATCTGCCGGGCGCGAAGGACTTCACGCCGGAGGTCGCGAAGGAGTTCCGGGTCGACCCGCTGGAGGCGGGCCGGATCGTGTGGCTGGACGCCCTCACGGTCAACGTCGACCGCACCGTCCACAGCTCGAACCTGATGATCTGGCCCACGTTCGGCACCGTACCTCCGCGCCTCTGGCTGATCGACCACGGCGCGGCCCTCGTCTTCCACCACCGCTGGGACGCCTCGGACCCCGCGAAGGCCTACGACTTCCGCCACCACGCCCTCGGCCACTACACCCCCGACGTCCGCGCGGCCGACGCCGAGCTGGCGCCGAAGGTGACGGAGGAGCTGCTGCGGGGGATCGTGGCGGAGGTCCCGGACGCCTGGCTGACCACCGAGGACGGGTTCGTGTCACCCGACGAGGCGCGCTCGGCGTATGTGAACTACCTCCACGCGCGCGTGCGGGCTTCCGCCGCCTGGCTCCCCACCGACTTCCCCTCCCGGGAGGAACTGGCCGCCGAGGAGGCCCTCCGCGCGGCGAGGACACAGCGAGGCCGCCCGAACTGGCTCAAGCGGGTCCCCGACCTGCACGGCAAACCGGCGGCGGAACAGGATTGGTCGGTGCATCTGGGATGA
- a CDS encoding SelT/SelW/SelH family protein, whose protein sequence is MSDVQRVEIEYCTQCRWLPRAAWLAQELLTTFETELTELALKPGKGGVFVVRVGDEVVWDRREQGFPEPTAVKQAVRDRVAPGKSLGHSDKPAS, encoded by the coding sequence ATGAGCGACGTTCAGCGCGTGGAGATCGAGTACTGCACGCAGTGCCGGTGGCTGCCGCGTGCCGCCTGGCTGGCCCAGGAGCTGCTGACCACCTTCGAGACCGAACTCACCGAACTGGCCCTCAAGCCGGGCAAGGGCGGCGTCTTCGTCGTCCGCGTGGGCGACGAGGTCGTCTGGGACCGTCGCGAGCAGGGCTTCCCGGAGCCGACGGCCGTCAAGCAGGCCGTACGCGACCGAGTGGCCCCGGGAAAGTCCCTGGGCCACTCGGACAAGCCTGCTTCCTAG
- the aceB gene encoding malate synthase A, with amino-acid sequence MSAPAPSPLAIVDAEPLPRQDEVLTEAALAFVAELHRLFTPRRDELLARRAERRAEIARTSTLDFLPETAAIRADDSWKVAPSPAALNDRRVEITGPTDRKMTINALNSGAKIWLADFEDASAPTWENVVLGQVNMADAYTRNIDFTDPRTGKSYALRPNEELATVVMRPRGWHLDERHLVDADGKPVPGALVDFGLYFFHNAQRLLDLGKGPYFYLPKTESHLEARLWNDVFVFAQDYVGIPQGTVRATVLIETITAAYEMEEILYELRDHASGLNAGRWDYLFSIVKNFRDGGEKFVLPDRNAVTMTAPFMRAYTELLVRTCHKRGAHAIGGMAAFIPSRRDEEVNKVAFEKVKADKDREANDGFDGSWVAHPDLVPIAMASFDAVLGDKPNQKDRLREDVHVDAADLIAIDSLDAKPTYAGLVNAVQVGIRYIEAWLRGLGAVAIFNLMEDAATAEISRSQIWQWINAGVEFENGERATPELARKVAAEELANIRAELGEEAFSAGHWQQAHDLLLEVSLDQNYVDFLTLPAYEQLKG; translated from the coding sequence ATGTCCGCACCAGCGCCGTCCCCGCTGGCCATCGTCGACGCCGAGCCCCTGCCCCGCCAGGACGAGGTCCTCACGGAAGCGGCCCTCGCCTTCGTGGCCGAGCTGCACCGGCTGTTCACGCCCCGGCGTGACGAGCTCCTCGCCCGCCGTGCGGAGCGCCGCGCCGAGATCGCCCGCACCTCCACGCTCGACTTCCTCCCGGAAACCGCCGCGATCCGCGCCGACGACTCCTGGAAGGTGGCCCCGTCGCCGGCCGCCCTGAACGACCGCCGCGTCGAGATCACCGGTCCCACCGATCGCAAGATGACGATCAACGCCCTCAACTCCGGCGCGAAGATCTGGCTCGCGGACTTCGAGGACGCCTCGGCGCCGACGTGGGAGAACGTGGTCCTCGGCCAGGTGAACATGGCCGACGCGTACACCCGGAACATCGACTTCACCGACCCGCGGACCGGCAAGTCGTACGCCCTGCGTCCGAACGAGGAACTGGCGACGGTCGTCATGCGCCCGCGCGGCTGGCACCTCGACGAGCGCCACCTCGTCGACGCCGACGGCAAGCCGGTCCCCGGCGCGCTCGTCGACTTCGGCCTGTACTTCTTCCACAACGCCCAGCGGCTGCTCGACCTCGGCAAGGGCCCGTACTTCTACCTCCCGAAGACCGAGTCGCACCTGGAGGCCCGCCTCTGGAACGACGTGTTCGTCTTCGCCCAGGACTACGTCGGCATCCCGCAGGGCACCGTCCGCGCCACCGTCCTCATCGAGACGATCACGGCCGCGTACGAGATGGAGGAGATCCTCTACGAACTCCGCGACCACGCCTCGGGGTTGAACGCCGGCCGCTGGGACTACCTCTTCTCCATCGTGAAGAACTTCCGTGACGGCGGCGAGAAGTTCGTCCTCCCGGACCGCAACGCCGTGACGATGACGGCCCCTTTCATGCGGGCGTACACCGAACTCCTCGTCCGCACCTGCCACAAGCGCGGCGCGCACGCGATCGGCGGCATGGCGGCCTTCATCCCGTCGCGGCGCGACGAAGAGGTCAACAAGGTCGCGTTCGAGAAGGTCAAGGCCGACAAGGACCGCGAGGCGAACGACGGCTTCGACGGCTCCTGGGTCGCCCACCCCGACCTGGTCCCGATCGCCATGGCCTCCTTCGACGCGGTCCTCGGCGACAAGCCGAACCAGAAGGACCGCCTGCGCGAGGACGTCCACGTCGACGCGGCCGATCTGATCGCGATCGACTCGCTGGACGCCAAGCCGACCTACGCCGGTCTCGTCAACGCCGTCCAGGTCGGCATCCGTTACATCGAGGCCTGGCTGCGCGGCCTCGGCGCGGTCGCCATCTTCAACCTCATGGAGGACGCGGCCACCGCCGAGATCTCCCGCTCCCAGATCTGGCAGTGGATCAACGCGGGCGTCGAGTTCGAGAACGGCGAGCGGGCCACGCCCGAGCTGGCCCGCAAGGTCGCCGCGGAGGAGCTGGCGAACATCCGCGCGGAGCTGGGCGAGGAGGCCTTCAGCGCCGGCCACTGGCAGCAGGCCCACGACCTGCTGCTGGAGGTCTCGCTCGACCAGAACTACGTCGACTTCCTGACGCTGCCGGCGTACGAGCAGCTGAAGGGCTGA
- a CDS encoding nucleotidyltransferase family protein: MTHHTRPGRGQATDQAVGVVGLLLAAGGGRRLGGRPKALLPHRGRPLVEHAVAVLRAGGCSRIHVVLGAEAAAVRARADLSGCVLVDNPSWTEGMGSSLRAGLGSLAGTGAEAVLVSLVDQPGIGPEAVARVLGAYESGASLAAAAYDGERGHPVLFGADHWAGIAATATGDRGARAYLRAHGDAITLVECGDVARPYDIDTETDLVHLE, translated from the coding sequence ATGACGCACCACACACGCCCCGGCAGGGGGCAGGCCACGGACCAGGCCGTCGGGGTCGTCGGGCTTCTGCTCGCCGCCGGCGGCGGTCGGCGCCTCGGCGGACGGCCGAAGGCCCTGCTGCCCCACCGCGGCCGGCCTCTGGTCGAACACGCGGTCGCGGTGCTGCGGGCAGGCGGCTGCTCGCGGATCCATGTGGTCCTGGGCGCCGAGGCGGCAGCCGTACGCGCCCGGGCCGACCTGTCCGGCTGCGTACTGGTGGACAACCCGTCCTGGACCGAGGGCATGGGCTCGTCGTTGCGGGCCGGACTGGGGTCGCTGGCCGGGACGGGCGCCGAGGCCGTCCTGGTCTCGCTCGTCGACCAGCCGGGAATCGGACCGGAGGCCGTGGCCCGCGTGCTCGGCGCGTACGAGTCGGGCGCGTCGCTCGCTGCGGCGGCGTACGACGGCGAGCGGGGCCACCCCGTTCTCTTCGGCGCCGATCACTGGGCGGGCATCGCGGCGACCGCCACCGGCGACCGAGGGGCACGCGCGTATCTGAGGGCCCACGGCGACGCGATCACGCTCGTCGAGTGCGGGGACGTGGCGCGGCCGTACGACATCGACACGGAGACCGACCTCGTCCACCTCGAATGA
- a CDS encoding DUF5955 family protein: protein MLRSLGQTPVTGSDEDPRVTELRSAVSRLRRELAAHPAEFPDRVIAEDELAALAAMAVSGMPEVPRLRRSLLLIAGSIGSVSALSRGLADVRTAVELFGEPPRR from the coding sequence GTGTTGCGGAGCTTGGGGCAGACGCCAGTGACCGGCAGTGACGAGGATCCGAGGGTGACGGAGCTGCGCTCAGCCGTGTCCCGGCTGCGGCGCGAACTCGCCGCGCATCCCGCCGAGTTCCCCGACCGGGTCATCGCCGAGGACGAGTTGGCGGCGCTCGCCGCGATGGCGGTCAGTGGGATGCCCGAGGTCCCTCGTCTACGGCGGTCCCTGCTGCTGATCGCGGGTTCCATCGGCTCGGTCAGCGCGCTGTCTCGCGGCCTGGCGGACGTGCGCACGGCGGTGGAGCTGTTCGGGGAGCCGCCGCGGCGGTGA
- a CDS encoding IclR family transcriptional regulator — protein MPTSSASTTDSAKSSSSSGGVQSLERAFDLLERMADAGGEVGLSELSASSGLPLPTIHRLMRTLVVCGYVRQQPNRRYALGPRLIRLGESASRLLGTWARPYLARLVEETGETANMALLDGDEIVYVAQVPSKHSMRMFTEVGRRVLPHSTGVGKALLAELPADEVRALLARTGMPAATEKTITTPDGFLAALDDVRSLGYAVDDNEQEIGVRCLAVSVPNSPTAAAISISGPAGRVTETATERIVPVLQQVAAELSEALASSGTNN, from the coding sequence GTGCCGACGTCCAGCGCCAGCACCACCGACTCCGCCAAGTCGTCCTCGTCCAGTGGCGGTGTCCAGTCCCTCGAGCGCGCCTTCGATCTGCTGGAGCGGATGGCGGACGCCGGCGGCGAGGTCGGCCTCAGTGAACTGTCCGCGAGCAGCGGACTGCCCCTGCCGACCATCCACCGGCTGATGCGGACCCTGGTCGTCTGCGGTTACGTACGCCAGCAGCCCAACCGGCGCTACGCCCTCGGCCCCCGTCTCATCCGCCTCGGCGAGTCCGCGTCCCGACTGCTCGGCACCTGGGCCCGGCCCTACCTCGCGCGGCTCGTCGAGGAGACCGGCGAGACGGCGAACATGGCACTCCTCGACGGCGACGAGATCGTGTACGTCGCCCAGGTGCCGTCCAAGCACTCGATGCGGATGTTCACCGAGGTGGGCCGCCGGGTGCTGCCGCACTCCACGGGCGTCGGCAAGGCGCTGCTCGCCGAACTCCCGGCCGACGAGGTGCGCGCCCTGCTGGCCCGTACGGGCATGCCGGCCGCCACGGAGAAGACGATCACGACACCCGACGGTTTCCTCGCGGCGCTCGACGACGTCCGCAGCCTCGGGTACGCGGTCGACGACAACGAGCAGGAGATCGGCGTCCGCTGCCTCGCCGTCTCGGTCCCCAACTCCCCCACCGCCGCGGCGATTTCGATCTCCGGGCCGGCGGGCCGCGTCACGGAGACCGCGACGGAACGCATCGTGCCGGTACTGCAACAGGTGGCGGCGGAACTCTCGGAGGCCTTGGCAAGCTCGGGCACGAACAACTGA
- the allB gene encoding allantoinase AllB encodes MSDAELVLRSTRVITPEGTRPAAVAVAGGTITAVLPYDADVPSGARLEDFGDDVLLPGLVDTHVHVNDPGRAHWEGFWTATRAAAAGGITTLVDMPLNSLPPTTTVDHLRTKQRVAAGKAHIDVGFWGGALPDNVKDLRPLHDAGVFGFKAFLSPSGVDEFPHLDQGELARSLAEIAGFGGLLIVHAEDPHHLDAAPQQGGPKYADFLASRPRDAEDTAIAALIAQAGRFGARVHVLHLSSSDALPLIAAAKRDGVRITVETCPHYLTLTAEEVPDGASEYKCCPPIRESANQDLLWQALADGTIDCVVTDHSPSTADLKTDDFATAWGGISGLQLSLAAVWTEARERGHGLEDVVRWMSTRTADLVGLGSRKGAIEPGRDADFAVLAPDETFTVDPAALQHRNRVTAYAGKTLYGVVRSTWLRGERIVADGEFTEPKGRLLTRTP; translated from the coding sequence GTGTCCGACGCTGAACTGGTGCTGCGCTCGACGCGCGTCATCACGCCCGAGGGAACGCGTCCCGCGGCGGTGGCGGTCGCGGGCGGCACGATCACGGCCGTCCTCCCGTACGACGCCGACGTACCGTCCGGCGCCCGTCTGGAGGACTTCGGCGACGACGTCCTGCTGCCCGGCCTGGTCGACACTCACGTGCACGTCAACGACCCGGGCCGTGCCCACTGGGAGGGCTTCTGGACCGCCACGCGCGCGGCGGCGGCCGGGGGCATCACCACCCTCGTCGACATGCCCCTCAACTCGCTCCCGCCGACCACGACGGTCGACCATCTGCGCACCAAGCAGCGGGTCGCCGCCGGCAAGGCGCACATCGACGTCGGCTTCTGGGGCGGCGCCCTGCCCGACAACGTCAAGGACCTGCGCCCCCTGCACGACGCCGGTGTCTTCGGCTTCAAGGCGTTCCTGTCGCCGTCCGGCGTGGACGAGTTCCCGCACCTCGACCAGGGCGAGCTCGCCCGGTCCCTCGCCGAGATCGCCGGCTTCGGCGGACTGCTCATCGTGCACGCCGAGGACCCGCACCACCTCGACGCGGCCCCCCAGCAGGGCGGCCCCAAGTACGCCGACTTCCTCGCCTCACGCCCGCGCGACGCCGAGGACACCGCCATCGCGGCCCTCATCGCCCAGGCGGGGCGGTTCGGCGCTCGCGTCCACGTCCTCCATCTGTCGTCGAGCGACGCGCTGCCGCTGATCGCCGCGGCCAAGCGGGACGGCGTACGGATCACGGTCGAGACCTGCCCGCACTACCTCACGCTCACCGCCGAGGAGGTCCCGGACGGGGCCAGCGAGTACAAGTGCTGCCCGCCCATCCGGGAGTCCGCCAACCAGGACCTTCTCTGGCAGGCACTGGCGGACGGCACGATCGACTGCGTGGTCACCGACCATTCCCCGTCGACAGCCGACCTGAAGACCGACGACTTCGCCACCGCCTGGGGCGGCATCTCCGGTCTCCAGCTGAGCCTCGCGGCCGTCTGGACGGAGGCCCGCGAGCGCGGCCACGGCCTGGAGGACGTGGTGCGCTGGATGTCGACGCGTACGGCCGACCTCGTGGGCCTGGGCAGCAGGAAGGGCGCGATCGAGCCCGGCCGCGACGCCGACTTCGCCGTTCTCGCCCCCGACGAGACGTTCACCGTCGACCCGGCAGCCCTCCAGCACCGCAACCGCGTCACGGCGTACGCCGGCAAGACCCTGTACGGCGTCGTCAGGTCCACGTGGCTGCGCGGTGAACGCATCGTCGCCGACGGCGAGTTCACCGAACCGAAGGGACGACTCCTCACGCGTACGCCCTGA
- the alc gene encoding allantoicase, translating into MTAIVNFTGDANPYGGGDPYADYRTADFPFTQYANLADRRLGAGVIAANDEFFAQRENLLLPERAEFDPEHFGHKGKIMDGWETRRRRGASAEHPWPTADDHDWALVRLGAPGVIRGIVVDTAHFRGNYPQAVSVEATSVPGSPSPEGLLADDVKWTTLVPRTPVGGHAANGFSVSVEQRFTHLRVNQHPDGGIARLRVHGEVVPDPEWLAVLGTFDVVALENGGQAEDASNLFYSPATNTIQPGRARVMHECWETRRRRDQGNDWIRYRLAAQCEIRAVEIDTAYLKGNAAGWARLSVKDGEDGHWRQILPRTRLQPDTNHRFVLDAPVVATHARIDIYPDGGISRLRLHGSLTEDGRTRLATRYQELGA; encoded by the coding sequence GTGACGGCGATTGTGAACTTCACCGGCGACGCGAACCCGTACGGCGGCGGTGACCCGTACGCGGACTACCGCACCGCCGACTTCCCCTTCACCCAGTACGCCAACCTCGCCGACCGCCGGCTCGGCGCCGGTGTCATCGCCGCCAACGACGAGTTCTTCGCCCAGCGCGAGAATCTGCTGCTGCCGGAGCGCGCCGAGTTCGACCCCGAGCACTTCGGGCACAAGGGCAAGATCATGGACGGCTGGGAGACCCGCCGGCGCCGTGGCGCCTCCGCCGAGCACCCCTGGCCGACGGCCGACGACCACGACTGGGCGCTGGTCCGCCTCGGCGCACCCGGCGTCATCCGCGGCATCGTCGTCGACACGGCCCACTTCCGCGGCAACTACCCGCAGGCGGTGTCGGTGGAGGCCACCTCGGTGCCGGGCTCCCCGTCGCCGGAGGGCCTGCTGGCCGACGACGTGAAGTGGACGACGCTGGTCCCTCGTACGCCGGTCGGCGGCCACGCGGCGAATGGTTTCTCCGTCTCGGTCGAACAGCGCTTCACCCACCTGCGCGTCAACCAGCACCCCGACGGCGGCATCGCCCGCCTGCGCGTCCACGGCGAGGTCGTACCGGACCCGGAGTGGCTCGCCGTCCTCGGCACGTTCGACGTGGTCGCCCTGGAGAACGGCGGCCAGGCGGAGGACGCCTCCAACCTCTTCTACTCACCCGCCACCAACACCATCCAGCCCGGTCGCGCCCGCGTGATGCACGAGTGCTGGGAGACCCGCCGCCGCCGCGACCAGGGCAACGACTGGATCCGCTACCGCCTCGCCGCCCAGTGCGAGATCCGTGCCGTGGAGATCGACACCGCGTATCTGAAGGGCAACGCGGCAGGCTGGGCCAGGCTCTCGGTGAAGGACGGCGAGGACGGCCACTGGCGGCAGATCCTCCCCCGCACCCGCCTCCAGCCCGACACCAACCACCGCTTCGTCCTCGACGCCCCCGTCGTGGCCACCCACGCCCGCATAGACATCTACCCGGACGGCGGAATCTCCCGCCTCCGCCTGCACGGCTCACTGACGGAGGACGGCAGGACCCGCTTGGCGACGCGCTATCAGGAGTTGGGTGCCTGA
- a CDS encoding dihydrofolate reductase family protein, with protein sequence MGKLTLTSFVTLDGVYQAPGGPNEDRRDGFEYGGWVVPYGDEDFGRFIDGVFGRVGAFLLGRRTYDIFAAHWPKVTEPADPVAGKLNTLPKYVVSNTLTNPEWSGTTVLSGDLAKEVTALKERTDGEVQVHGSGDLAQSLLALDLVDTVHLLTFPVVLGAGRRLFADGGVPTAFRHAGGSITASGVSIQTYDLAGRPEFGTYELPENA encoded by the coding sequence ATGGGCAAGCTCACCCTCACCTCCTTCGTCACCCTCGACGGCGTCTACCAGGCCCCCGGCGGTCCCAACGAGGACCGCCGCGACGGCTTCGAATACGGCGGCTGGGTCGTCCCCTACGGCGACGAGGACTTCGGCCGGTTCATCGACGGAGTCTTCGGTCGCGTAGGCGCCTTCCTCCTGGGCCGCAGGACCTACGACATCTTCGCCGCGCACTGGCCGAAGGTCACCGAGCCCGCCGACCCGGTCGCGGGCAAGCTCAACACCCTCCCCAAGTACGTCGTTTCCAACACCCTCACGAACCCCGAGTGGAGCGGCACGACCGTGCTCTCCGGTGACCTCGCCAAGGAGGTCACCGCCCTCAAGGAGCGCACCGACGGCGAGGTCCAGGTCCACGGCAGCGGCGATCTGGCCCAGTCGCTGCTCGCCCTCGACCTGGTCGACACCGTGCATCTGCTGACCTTCCCGGTGGTGCTCGGCGCGGGCCGCCGCCTCTTCGCGGACGGCGGGGTCCCGACCGCCTTCCGGCATGCCGGCGGCAGCATCACGGCCAGCGGCGTCTCGATCCAGACCTACGACCTGGCGGGCCGCCCGGAGTTCGGCACCTACGAACTCCCGGAGAACGCCTGA
- a CDS encoding MarR family winged helix-turn-helix transcriptional regulator: MSHARGLNEEEKRAWTAFTTAHALLYRRLEQRLKSDFGLSGLQYEILARLSGAPDREMRMAELAGALVNSKSGLTYQIGQMEKAELVRRRSCPSDERAVYAVLTDEGMALLERAAPGHVELVRELLFDALTPDQVRALADGLGEASRRMAAGPGATRAHGTDRATRSGHGFEIAAALKA; this comes from the coding sequence GTGAGTCATGCGCGAGGGCTGAACGAGGAGGAGAAGCGTGCCTGGACGGCCTTCACGACCGCGCACGCACTCCTGTATCGACGACTGGAGCAGCGGCTGAAGAGCGACTTCGGCCTGTCCGGCCTGCAGTACGAGATCCTCGCCCGGCTCAGTGGGGCCCCGGACCGGGAGATGAGGATGGCCGAGCTGGCGGGCGCCCTGGTGAACTCCAAGAGCGGGCTGACCTACCAGATCGGGCAGATGGAGAAGGCCGAGCTGGTGCGCAGGCGGTCCTGTCCGAGCGACGAGCGCGCTGTCTACGCCGTACTCACCGACGAGGGCATGGCCCTGCTGGAGCGAGCGGCGCCAGGCCATGTGGAGCTGGTCAGGGAACTCCTCTTCGATGCCCTCACTCCCGACCAGGTACGAGCACTCGCCGACGGCCTCGGCGAAGCGAGCCGTCGCATGGCCGCCGGACCTGGCGCGACGCGCGCTCACGGGACCGACAGGGCGACGCGCTCGGGACATGGCTTCGAGATCGCTGCCGCCCTCAAGGCATGA
- a CDS encoding ribonuclease domain-containing protein — translation MRFPPQITRIGAAAAVLSALLVGGTVTATPAAAAVGSICYSDLPSQAYTTLNLIAQGGPYPYSQDGTVFRNRERILPSRPTGYYHEYTVITPGSSTRGARRIVTGEEHQEDYYTADHYRSFDLINYSC, via the coding sequence ATGAGATTCCCCCCACAGATCACTCGCATCGGCGCCGCAGCCGCTGTCCTGTCCGCGCTCCTCGTCGGCGGCACCGTCACAGCGACCCCGGCGGCCGCCGCGGTCGGCAGCATCTGCTACAGCGACCTGCCCTCCCAGGCGTACACCACCCTCAACCTGATCGCCCAGGGCGGTCCCTACCCGTACTCCCAGGACGGGACTGTCTTCCGGAACCGCGAGCGCATCCTTCCCAGCCGGCCCACTGGCTACTACCACGAGTACACCGTCATCACTCCTGGCTCCTCTACGCGCGGAGCTCGCCGCATCGTCACCGGTGAGGAGCACCAGGAGGACTACTACACGGCCGACCACTACAGGTCGTTCGACCTGATCAACTACAGCTGCTGA